In a single window of the Pseudoxanthomonas sp. F37 genome:
- a CDS encoding sensor histidine kinase, with product MNPSSSPLLRRLTRLRDALVPEALGLGWMPLFLLGYLVFLFMPVLVPSGGDWGGNLHWRLWPTLASIAAFLPMYFLAYRGSAMTRVLCTLGIAALGCGLMAYNAFSNTYIIYAAAFVALLPGAVWLRLAVLAALLGAYHGLSVWLGFPVFVPILTAIISVAVFTGNYFQSETVRKRAELKLSHEEVRRLAALAERERIGRDLHDLLGHTLSLVALKSDLAGRLIARDPQAARNEIDEVSRVARDALAQVRRAVTGIRAAGLAAELASARLLLESDGVTLRYQAQDVALPADLETVLALSLREAVTNIQRHARATIAEVALACSDGHAHLRIRDNGVGSAAVPGNGLGGMRERVEARGGRLRIDSTLRQGTCVEIVLPLPSGSDVVTAPEKAPVGAT from the coding sequence ATGAACCCGTCTTCCTCTCCGCTGCTGCGTCGGCTGACCCGCCTGCGCGACGCCCTGGTCCCGGAGGCGCTGGGCCTGGGCTGGATGCCCCTCTTCCTGCTGGGCTACCTGGTGTTCCTGTTCATGCCGGTGCTGGTGCCGTCCGGGGGCGACTGGGGCGGCAACCTGCACTGGCGCCTGTGGCCGACGCTGGCATCGATCGCGGCGTTCCTGCCGATGTACTTCCTGGCCTACCGCGGCAGTGCGATGACGCGGGTGCTGTGCACCTTGGGCATCGCCGCGCTCGGCTGCGGGCTGATGGCGTACAACGCCTTCTCCAACACCTACATCATCTACGCGGCGGCCTTCGTCGCGCTGCTGCCCGGCGCGGTGTGGCTGCGGCTGGCCGTGCTGGCGGCATTGCTGGGCGCCTACCATGGCCTGTCGGTGTGGCTGGGGTTCCCGGTGTTCGTGCCGATACTGACCGCCATCATCTCGGTGGCCGTGTTCACCGGCAACTACTTCCAGTCCGAAACGGTGCGCAAGCGCGCCGAGCTGAAACTCTCGCACGAGGAAGTGCGCCGGCTGGCCGCGCTGGCCGAACGCGAGCGCATCGGCCGCGACCTGCACGACCTGCTGGGCCACACGCTGTCGCTGGTGGCGCTGAAATCCGACCTGGCCGGCCGGCTGATCGCCCGCGACCCGCAGGCCGCGCGCAACGAGATCGACGAAGTCAGCCGCGTCGCCCGCGATGCGCTGGCGCAGGTGCGGCGCGCGGTCACCGGCATCCGCGCGGCCGGACTGGCGGCCGAACTGGCCTCGGCGCGCCTGCTGCTGGAATCGGACGGCGTCACCCTGCGCTACCAGGCGCAGGACGTGGCGCTGCCGGCCGATCTTGAGACCGTGCTCGCGCTGAGCCTGCGCGAGGCGGTGACCAACATCCAGCGCCACGCGCGCGCCACGATCGCCGAAGTCGCGCTGGCCTGCAGCGACGGACACGCGCATCTGCGCATCCGCGACAACGGCGTCGGCAGCGCCGCCGTGCCCGGCAACGGCCTGGGCGGCATGCGCGAGCGTGTGGAAGCACGCGGCGGACGCCTGCGCATCGATTCCACCTTGCGGCAGGGGACCTGCGTTGAGATCGTGCTGCCGCTGCCGTCGGGGTCCGATGTCGTGACGGCACCAGAGAAAGCCCCTGTAGGAGCGACGTGA
- a CDS encoding response regulator transcription factor has translation MIRVLLAEDQAMVRGALTALLGMERDIEVVGGAADGETAWRELQRLKPDLLVTDIEMPGLSGLELAQRIQRHELACKVVIVTTFARSGFLRRALEAGVSGYLLKDAPAEDLAEALRKVHRGGRAIDPQLALEAWSDADPLNDRERQVLRLAGEGQSAGDIARQLNLSQGTVRNYLSEAIGKLGVGNRIEAYRLARQRGWL, from the coding sequence ATGATCCGCGTACTGCTCGCCGAAGACCAGGCCATGGTGCGGGGTGCGCTCACCGCGCTGCTGGGCATGGAACGCGACATCGAGGTGGTCGGCGGCGCGGCCGATGGCGAGACGGCGTGGCGCGAACTGCAACGGCTCAAGCCCGACCTGCTGGTCACCGACATCGAGATGCCCGGCCTGAGCGGGCTGGAGCTGGCCCAGCGCATCCAGCGGCACGAACTGGCGTGCAAGGTGGTCATCGTCACCACCTTCGCGCGCAGCGGCTTCCTGCGGCGCGCACTGGAGGCCGGCGTATCCGGCTACCTGCTGAAGGATGCGCCGGCCGAAGACCTGGCCGAAGCGCTGCGCAAGGTGCACCGGGGCGGCCGCGCCATCGATCCGCAGCTGGCGCTGGAAGCCTGGTCCGACGCGGACCCGTTGAACGACCGCGAGCGCCAGGTGCTGCGGCTGGCCGGCGAAGGGCAATCGGCCGGCGACATCGCCAGGCAGCTCAACCTCTCGCAGGGCACGGTGCGCAACTACCTGTCCGAAGCCATCGGCAAGCTCGGGGTGGGCAACCGCATCGAAGCCTACCGGCTGGCGCGCCAGCGCGGGTGGTTGTAG
- a CDS encoding leucyl aminopeptidase family protein, whose protein sequence is MSAALAYTDASSSARALHVLDRTQLAAWRTTQSAAVNAWIDAQAFAAGAGSLLLLPGEDGLAGALIGIGDALDPYSYAHAPFGLPAGDWQLASDLSAEARTALQLGWGLGSYRFDRYKQPARKPARLVLPQADAEALDLLAASLQVRDLVNTPTEHMGPDELEAAVRELAATHGAQVEVVAGDALLAQNFPAIHAVGRASHRAPRLIALRWGDASQPHVALVGKGVCFDTGGLDIKPADGMRNMKKDMGGAAHAIALARLVMARRLPVRLTLLVPAVENSIGPNAFRPGEVIATRKGVSVEIDNTDAEGRVILCDALAYAGEQSPELLLDFATLTGAARIALGPDLPALFANDDAVAHDWIAAGERTRDPVWRMPLWRPYLRYLTSGIADLANAGSRMAGAVTAALYLERFVPDGMKWAHLDVYAWNDSDRAGRPAGGEALALRSAYAMLKARYGA, encoded by the coding sequence ATGAGCGCCGCCCTCGCCTACACCGATGCCTCCTCCAGCGCCCGCGCGCTGCACGTGCTGGACCGCACGCAACTGGCCGCCTGGCGCACCACCCAGTCCGCCGCGGTCAATGCCTGGATCGACGCGCAGGCGTTTGCCGCCGGTGCGGGTTCGCTGCTGTTGCTGCCGGGCGAGGACGGGCTGGCGGGCGCGCTGATCGGCATCGGCGATGCGCTGGACCCCTACAGCTACGCACACGCGCCGTTCGGTTTGCCGGCCGGCGACTGGCAGCTGGCCAGCGACCTGTCCGCAGAAGCACGCACCGCGCTGCAGCTGGGCTGGGGCCTGGGCAGCTACAGGTTCGACCGCTACAAGCAGCCCGCGCGCAAGCCCGCACGGCTGGTGCTGCCGCAGGCCGATGCCGAAGCGCTGGACCTGCTGGCGGCCAGCTTGCAGGTGCGCGACCTGGTCAACACGCCCACCGAGCACATGGGGCCGGACGAGCTGGAAGCCGCGGTGCGCGAGCTGGCCGCCACCCACGGCGCGCAGGTCGAGGTGGTCGCCGGCGACGCGCTGCTGGCGCAGAACTTCCCCGCCATCCACGCGGTGGGCCGCGCCTCGCACCGCGCGCCGCGGCTGATCGCGCTGCGCTGGGGCGATGCCTCGCAGCCGCACGTGGCGCTGGTCGGCAAGGGCGTGTGCTTCGACACCGGCGGCCTGGACATCAAGCCGGCCGACGGCATGCGCAACATGAAGAAGGACATGGGCGGCGCGGCGCATGCCATCGCGCTGGCCCGTCTGGTGATGGCGCGCCGGCTGCCGGTACGGCTGACCCTGCTGGTGCCGGCGGTGGAGAACAGCATCGGCCCGAACGCCTTCCGTCCCGGCGAGGTGATCGCCACCCGCAAGGGCGTCAGCGTGGAGATCGACAACACCGATGCCGAAGGCCGCGTGATCCTGTGCGATGCGCTGGCCTACGCGGGCGAGCAGTCGCCCGAACTGCTGCTGGACTTCGCCACGCTGACCGGCGCGGCACGCATCGCGCTGGGTCCGGACCTGCCGGCGCTGTTCGCCAACGACGATGCCGTGGCCCACGACTGGATCGCCGCCGGCGAACGCACGCGCGACCCGGTGTGGCGCATGCCGCTGTGGCGCCCGTACCTGCGCTACCTGACCAGCGGCATCGCCGACCTGGCCAACGCCGGCTCGCGCATGGCCGGCGCGGTGACCGCCGCGCTGTACCTGGAGCGCTTCGTGCCGGACGGCATGAAGTGGGCGCACCTGGACGTGTACGCATGGAACGACAGCGACCGGGCCGGCCGTCCCGCCGGTGGCGAAGCCCTGGCGCTGCGCAGCGCCTACGCGATGCTGAAGGCACGCTACGGCGCGTGA
- a CDS encoding HAD-IA family hydrolase yields MSFPVRAITLDLDDTLWPFAPIGARIERVLDDWLRQHSPATAAMFPVERMRAVREQVFAAHPQHKHDLSILRRMTLEHALRESGADMALLEPAYETFYAARNQVEYYPDARAALERIAARLPVAAVTNGNADLQRIGLGHLFVHQIHSREHGAAKPEASIFLAACERLGVPPAEVLHVGDHIEMDVLGAARAGLRSCWINRPEDHDGQPRAWTHETLRPDLEFPTLTALADWLDAHPDFATEHAAA; encoded by the coding sequence ATGAGCTTCCCCGTCCGCGCCATCACCCTCGACCTCGACGACACCCTCTGGCCGTTCGCCCCCATCGGCGCCCGGATCGAGCGCGTCCTCGACGACTGGCTGCGCCAGCACAGCCCCGCCACCGCCGCCATGTTCCCGGTCGAGCGCATGCGCGCCGTGCGCGAGCAGGTGTTTGCCGCGCACCCGCAGCACAAGCACGACCTCAGCATCCTGCGCCGGATGACGCTGGAACACGCCCTGCGCGAGAGCGGCGCCGACATGGCCCTGCTGGAACCGGCCTACGAGACCTTCTACGCCGCCCGCAACCAGGTGGAGTACTACCCGGACGCACGGGCGGCCCTGGAGCGCATCGCCGCACGCCTGCCGGTGGCCGCGGTGACCAACGGCAACGCCGACCTGCAGCGGATCGGGCTGGGCCACCTGTTCGTGCATCAGATCCATTCGCGCGAACACGGCGCCGCCAAGCCCGAGGCCAGCATCTTCCTGGCCGCCTGCGAGCGCCTGGGCGTGCCACCGGCCGAAGTGCTGCACGTGGGCGACCACATCGAGATGGACGTGCTGGGGGCCGCGCGCGCCGGCCTGCGCAGCTGCTGGATCAACCGGCCGGAAGACCACGACGGCCAACCCCGCGCCTGGACGCACGAAACCCTGCGTCCGGACCTGGAATTTCCCACCCTCACCGCGCTGGCCGACTGGCTGGACGCCCACCCCGACTTCGCCACGGAACACGCCGCCGCATGA
- a CDS encoding AI-2E family transporter, protein MSTPAPPDAPAAPAPPPPRPRASTPVLVLATLAVGYTMWAAQDLLLPVLLAMFFALVGNPIIRVLRRLYVPRFLGALIVLLGGMATTGLLAQKMLPSAMEWAQQAPREMRQLAPKLRELTKPVQDANKAAENFARAAAGTQTGRQPQVVQATPDDPYGKLLATPRVLASLLAVVLLTFFFMVYGENLQRNAIALLPGRQQKKFTVEILHSIEREVSRYVLTISIINTVVGLVFACVLYLLGLPLAEALLWGTMAALLNFAPYVGPLIGMVAMLLVGFISFEEPFQSMLPAVAYLVLHTIEGQIVTPIILGRRMALSPLVLILALMLFGWLWGIIGLLLAVPLLVCVKLVLARVEGMEGWARLLE, encoded by the coding sequence ATGAGCACACCTGCCCCACCCGACGCGCCCGCGGCCCCCGCCCCGCCGCCGCCACGCCCGCGCGCCTCCACCCCGGTGCTGGTACTGGCCACGCTGGCGGTGGGCTACACGATGTGGGCCGCGCAGGACCTGCTGCTGCCGGTGCTGCTGGCGATGTTCTTCGCCCTGGTCGGCAACCCGATCATCCGCGTGCTGCGCCGGCTGTACGTGCCGCGCTTCCTGGGCGCGCTGATCGTGCTGCTGGGCGGCATGGCCACCACCGGGCTGCTGGCGCAGAAGATGCTGCCCTCGGCGATGGAGTGGGCGCAGCAGGCGCCGCGCGAGATGCGCCAGCTGGCGCCCAAGCTGCGCGAGCTGACCAAGCCGGTGCAGGACGCCAACAAGGCCGCCGAGAACTTCGCCCGCGCCGCCGCCGGCACCCAGACGGGGCGGCAGCCGCAGGTGGTGCAGGCCACCCCCGACGACCCCTACGGCAAGCTGCTGGCCACGCCGCGCGTGCTGGCCTCGCTGCTGGCGGTGGTGCTGCTGACGTTCTTCTTCATGGTGTACGGGGAGAACCTGCAGCGGAATGCCATCGCGCTGCTGCCGGGGCGGCAGCAGAAGAAGTTCACCGTGGAGATCCTGCACTCCATCGAGCGCGAGGTGTCGCGCTACGTGCTGACCATCAGCATCATCAACACGGTGGTGGGCCTGGTGTTCGCCTGCGTGCTGTACCTGCTGGGGCTGCCGCTGGCCGAGGCGCTGCTGTGGGGCACGATGGCGGCGCTGCTGAATTTCGCGCCGTACGTGGGGCCGCTGATCGGGATGGTGGCGATGCTGCTGGTGGGCTTCATCAGCTTCGAGGAGCCGTTCCAGTCGATGCTGCCGGCGGTGGCCTACCTGGTGCTGCACACGATCGAGGGGCAGATCGTCACCCCGATCATCCTGGGCAGGCGGATGGCGCTGTCGCCGCTGGTGCTGATCCTGGCGCTGATGCTGTTCGGGTGGTTGTGGGGGATCATCGGGTTGCTGCTGGCGGTGCCGCTGCTGGTGTGCGTGAAGCTGGTGCTGGCGCGGGTGGAGGGCATGGAGGGGTGGGCACGGTTGTTGGAGTGA